A window from Thioclava sp. GXIMD2076 encodes these proteins:
- a CDS encoding HWE histidine kinase domain-containing protein, with the protein MSDVIAAFDWTSTPLGPIHQWQPELRTAVSMMLASNFPKAIVWGPERITIHNSAFTPILGEKGLGIGRGFHEIWSEAWAEIGPIWERAMAGEATFIEDFKLRIERNGYPEDAHFTFCYSPIRAENGQVLGMLDTVVETSKSVDAMAQAEVANAELGHRMRNMITIISSMARHSLRGSPEIEAMSRAFCERLAALSEAQSLLAHGAKNATTVEALVKRICDGRVVTADALVMSGPPVVIGSRQATALSLAVNELITNAMKYGALSVENGKVSVDWGIEGEEFVFAWGERDGPPVAAPERSGFGSKLLERIVPASFIGKASVTYAPEGTRYVLRSSRQTLE; encoded by the coding sequence ATGTCGGATGTCATTGCTGCGTTCGACTGGACATCGACCCCTTTGGGACCGATACATCAATGGCAGCCCGAATTGCGCACCGCCGTATCCATGATGCTCGCATCGAATTTCCCCAAAGCGATCGTCTGGGGGCCGGAGAGGATAACCATTCACAATTCCGCTTTCACGCCGATCCTCGGCGAGAAGGGGCTGGGCATCGGGCGGGGGTTTCACGAGATATGGTCGGAAGCCTGGGCCGAGATCGGGCCGATCTGGGAACGCGCGATGGCGGGCGAGGCGACGTTCATCGAGGATTTCAAGCTGCGGATCGAACGCAACGGGTATCCCGAGGACGCGCATTTCACCTTCTGCTATAGCCCGATCCGCGCCGAGAACGGACAGGTGCTGGGTATGCTGGATACGGTTGTCGAGACCTCGAAATCCGTTGATGCGATGGCACAAGCCGAGGTCGCCAATGCCGAGCTTGGCCACCGCATGCGCAATATGATCACCATTATAAGTAGTATGGCCCGCCACAGCTTGCGCGGCAGCCCCGAGATCGAGGCGATGTCGCGCGCCTTCTGCGAGCGGCTGGCGGCGCTGAGCGAGGCGCAGAGTCTTTTGGCGCATGGGGCCAAAAATGCGACCACCGTCGAGGCGCTGGTGAAACGCATCTGCGACGGTCGTGTGGTGACTGCCGATGCTCTGGTCATGAGCGGCCCTCCGGTCGTCATCGGCAGCCGTCAGGCCACTGCGCTGTCGCTGGCGGTCAATGAGCTGATCACCAATGCCATGAAATATGGGGCACTCTCGGTCGAGAACGGAAAGGTTTCTGTCGATTGGGGCATCGAGGGCGAAGAGTTCGTGTTTGCATGGGGCGAGCGCGATGGTCCGCCCGTGGCGGCTCCAGAGCGATCAGGCTTCGGTTCGAAACTTCTCGAACGCATCGTTCCGGCGAGTTTCATCGGCAAGGCAAGCGTAACCTACGCGCCCGAAGGCACCCG
- a CDS encoding SOS response-associated peptidase, whose amino-acid sequence MCGRIIDPNLRNTEADFTQLKIDPIQRRYNVKPTQDVVILGKDPLVAMQARWWLVPSWHRGVLEDWKATTFNARIEEARDKPSFRQVWRHGRCLIPVGGFYEWSGPKGARRPTVVLPSGNEENFYLAGLASRWGDLLTCTVMTRAANAAMAPIHHRMPLMLDARERELWLSGAGDPDLGAAPRFRYRPVAPFALEADGPELLEPFN is encoded by the coding sequence ATGTGCGGACGGATCATCGACCCCAATCTCCGTAATACGGAAGCCGATTTCACCCAGCTCAAGATCGACCCGATCCAGCGTCGCTACAACGTCAAGCCGACGCAGGACGTTGTGATTTTGGGGAAAGACCCGCTTGTGGCGATGCAGGCGCGGTGGTGGCTGGTGCCTTCGTGGCACAGGGGTGTCTTGGAGGACTGGAAAGCCACGACTTTCAATGCGCGGATCGAGGAGGCGCGGGACAAGCCGAGCTTCCGGCAGGTCTGGCGCCATGGCCGCTGTCTGATCCCCGTGGGCGGGTTCTACGAATGGAGCGGGCCCAAAGGGGCGCGACGGCCGACTGTTGTCCTGCCCTCCGGTAATGAGGAGAATTTCTACCTAGCGGGGCTCGCGAGCCGCTGGGGCGATCTTCTGACCTGCACCGTCATGACCCGCGCGGCCAATGCCGCAATGGCGCCCATCCATCACCGGATGCCGTTGATGCTTGATGCCAGAGAGCGCGAGCTCTGGCTTTCGGGCGCTGGTGATCCGGATCTTGGGGCGGCGCCCCGCTTCCGGTACCGTCCGGTCGCGCCCTTCGCGCTGGAGGCGGACGGGCCGGAGCTTCTCGAGCCCTTCAATTGA